A single region of the Oncorhynchus kisutch isolate 150728-3 linkage group LG30, Okis_V2, whole genome shotgun sequence genome encodes:
- the LOC109874466 gene encoding tubulin beta-2A chain-like, which translates to MREIVHIQAGQCGNQIGAKFWEVISDEHGIDPTGSYQGDSDLQLERINVYYNEASGNKFVPRAILVDLEPGTMDSVRSGPFGQLFRPDNFVFGQSGAGNNWAKGHYTEGAELVDSVLDVVRKESENCDCLQGFQLTHSLGGGTGSGMGTLLISKIREEYPDRIMNTFSVMPSPKVSDTVVEPYNATLSVHQLVENTDETFSIDNEALYDICFRTLKLTTPTYGDLNHLVSATMSGVTTCLRFPGQLNADLRKLAVNMVPFPRLHFFMPGFAPLTSRGSQQYRALSVPELTQQMFDAKNMMAACDPRHGRYLTVAAIFRGRMSMKEVDEQMLSVQNKNSSYFVEWIPNNVKTAVCDIPPRGLKMSATFIGNSTAIQELFRRISEQFTAMFRRKAFLHWYTGEGMDEMEFTEAESNMNDLVSEYQQYQDATADEVGEYEEDELEDADQDVHQHHDVRH; encoded by the exons ATGAGGGAGATTGTTCATATCCAGGCCGGGCAATGTGGAAACCAGATTGGTGCCAAA TTCTGGGAGGTCATAAGTGACGAACACGGCATCGACCCCACCGGAAGTTACCAAGGTGACAGTGACCTGCAGCTGGAGAGGATAAACGTGTACTACAATGAAGCATCGG GTAACAAGTTTGTCCCCCGGGCCATCCTGGTGGATCTGGAGCCAGGCACCATGGACTCTGTACGCTCCGGGCCCTTCGGCCAGCTCTTCAGACCAGACAACTTTGTCTTTG GTCAGAGTGGAGCTGGTAACAACTGGGCTAAAGGCCACTACACAGAGGGAGCAGAGCTGGTAGACTCTGTCCTGGACGTAGTCAGGAAGGAGTCTGAGAACTGTGACTGCCTCCAGGGCTTCCAGCTCACCCACTCCCTGGGAGGGGGCACTGGCTCTGGCATGGGCACCCTGCTCATCAGCAAGATCCGCGAGGAGTACCCTGACCGCATCATGAACACCTTCAGCGTCATGCCCTCACCCAAGGTGTCCGACACGGTGGTGGAGCCCTACAACGCCACCCTGTCAGTCCACCAGCTGGTGGAGAACACTGATGAGACCTTCAGCATAGACAACGAGGCTCTCTATGACATCTGCTTTCGTACCCTCAAACTCACCACACCCACCTACGGAGACCTCAACCACTTGGTGTCGGCCACCATGAGCGGGGTCACCACCTGCTTGCGCTTCCCCGGTCAGCTCAATGCCGACCTCCGCAAACTAGCCGTCAACATGGTGCCCTTCCCCCGCCTCCACTTCTTCATGCCCGGCTTTGCCCCTCTGACCAGCAGGGGGAGCCAGCAGTACCGTGCCCTCTCCGTGCCCGAGCTGACCCAGCAGATGTTTGACGCCAAAAACATGATGGCCGCCTGCGACCCTCGCCACGGCCGCTACCTCACTGTTGCCGCCATCTTCCGCGGGCGCATGTCCATGAAGGAAGTGGATGAGCAGATGTTGAGCGTGCAGAACAAGAACAGCAGCTACTTCGTAGAGTGGATCCCCAACAACGTGAAGACGGCCGTCTGCGACATCCCGCCCCGTGGCCTCAAGATGTCCGCCACCTTCATCGGCAACAGCACGGCCATCCAGGAGCTGTTTAGAAGGATCTCTGAGCAGTTCACCGCCATGTTCCGCCGTAAGGCCTTCCTTCACTGGTACACCGGAGAGGGTATGGACGAGATGGAGTTCACTGAGGCTGAGAGCAACATGAATGATCTGGTGTCTGAGTACCAGCAGTACCAGGACGCCACTGCTGACGAAGTGGGCGAGTACGAGGAAGACGAGTTGGAGGATGCGGATCAGGATGTCCATCAGCACCATGATGTCCGCCACTGA